A portion of the Pseudoxanthomonas sp. JBR18 genome contains these proteins:
- the rne gene encoding ribonuclease E, whose protein sequence is MKRMLINATQAEELRVAIVDGQTLYDIDIEQPSKEQKKSNIYKGRITRLEPSLEAAFVDYGAERHGFLPLKEISRDYFQAGVDHHKAGLRELLREGQEVVVQVDKDERGNKGAALTTFISLAGRYMVLMPNSPTAGGVSRRIEGDDRAALKAAMDALTIPDDMGVIIRTAGVGRDAEELQWDLDYLLSVWKAVAEAALAKPAPFLIYQESRLIVRALRDYLRSDVGEILVDTEELYATAQEFMQQVMPHNLRKLKHYTDDIPLFNRFQIESQIEGAYERNVRLPSGGSIVVDQTEALTAIDVNSARATKGGDIEETAFHTNCEAAEEVARQLRLRDLGGLVVIDFIDMASNKHQREVENRLQNSLKYDRARVQLGRISRFGLMEMSRQRLRPSLGESSQIVCPRCDGHGRMRSVESLSLSIIRVAEEHAMKDNTGQVLVQAPLEIANYLLNEKRGALREIEQRHGSPIIIVADEQLHTPHYEVTRLRENELGEESSKPSYQRGTPRKLPVHALTKAQLNIPAAPAVTTVKHAQPAPVRQEREAPAPVEPTPAPVAPAPQPVVAPGGVVGWLKRVFGAASAPAPASPTTPARGNDSRQGRAERGNGNAPQQRRDANRGQGGNGRGGQNGQQRRERGKDKDKDKEANQNNGGAQQPRNRGEQQGKPARQQPKAKQQEKQQDKSPSPAQANERGPKPQREPQQKTPEVQNEVNAAVAAAALVQGATVAQQDTAPQTAPAPEARSEAPEARKPREKKPQVEDTETLTPVVPEGQEATDEANAAQDTHEANEAESGDENGTPRRRRGRRGGRRRRRGNGEGNGAPHDQHDADADQAGDEEPVVIASSSQPEFDFDDAEPATPAPAPSAQPASAPVTAAAAAVVAVADATPEPKFEQNQDAAEAAPQASSEPAAPPAPQVMTPAAVAVAVASEVAPAEEIAPLVVEETPATAAFAEADTPSDATPAPVEPVVATAAETVDAAGQPDLLVAAEVAPSAAEAEAAQQAAKPQPITPPAGSLFFAADVATPRSVTRHLFEPASPSQPAQVPSEAHNDDAPAAGDTAGGSDSESERSA, encoded by the coding sequence ATGAAACGTATGTTGATCAATGCCACGCAGGCAGAAGAACTGCGCGTGGCGATCGTGGATGGGCAAACGCTGTACGACATCGATATCGAGCAGCCCTCCAAGGAACAGAAGAAGTCCAACATCTACAAGGGCCGCATCACCCGGCTCGAACCCTCTCTCGAAGCGGCCTTCGTCGACTACGGCGCCGAGCGCCATGGCTTCCTGCCGCTGAAGGAAATCTCCCGCGATTATTTCCAGGCCGGCGTGGACCACCACAAGGCCGGCCTGCGTGAACTGTTGCGCGAAGGCCAGGAAGTGGTCGTGCAGGTCGACAAGGACGAGCGTGGCAACAAGGGCGCGGCCCTGACCACGTTCATCTCCCTGGCCGGCCGCTACATGGTGCTGATGCCCAACTCGCCCACCGCCGGCGGGGTTTCGCGCCGGATCGAGGGTGACGACCGCGCCGCGCTGAAGGCCGCCATGGACGCGCTGACCATCCCCGACGACATGGGCGTGATCATCCGCACCGCTGGCGTGGGCCGCGACGCCGAAGAGCTGCAGTGGGACCTGGACTACCTGCTGAGCGTGTGGAAGGCCGTGGCCGAGGCCGCCCTGGCCAAGCCGGCGCCGTTCCTGATCTACCAGGAGTCGCGCCTGATCGTGCGCGCCCTGCGCGACTACCTGCGCAGCGACGTGGGCGAAATCCTGGTCGACACCGAGGAGCTGTACGCCACCGCGCAGGAGTTCATGCAGCAGGTGATGCCGCACAACCTGCGCAAGCTCAAGCACTACACCGACGATATCCCGCTGTTTAACCGCTTCCAGATCGAATCCCAGATCGAGGGCGCCTACGAGCGCAATGTGCGCCTGCCGTCCGGCGGCTCGATCGTGGTCGACCAGACCGAGGCGCTGACTGCCATCGACGTCAACTCGGCCCGCGCCACCAAGGGCGGCGACATCGAGGAGACCGCGTTCCACACCAACTGCGAGGCGGCCGAGGAAGTGGCCCGCCAGCTGCGCCTGCGCGACCTGGGCGGCCTGGTGGTGATCGACTTCATCGACATGGCGTCCAACAAGCACCAGCGTGAGGTGGAAAACCGCCTGCAGAATTCGCTCAAGTACGATCGCGCCCGCGTTCAGCTGGGCCGCATCTCGCGCTTCGGCCTGATGGAGATGTCGCGCCAGCGCCTGCGTCCCAGCCTGGGCGAGTCCAGCCAGATCGTGTGCCCGCGCTGCGACGGCCATGGCCGCATGCGCAGCGTCGAGTCGCTGTCGCTGTCCATCATCCGCGTGGCCGAAGAGCACGCCATGAAGGACAACACCGGGCAGGTCCTGGTGCAGGCGCCGCTGGAGATCGCCAACTACCTGCTCAACGAAAAGCGCGGCGCGCTGCGCGAGATCGAGCAGCGCCACGGCTCGCCGATCATCATCGTGGCCGACGAGCAGCTGCACACCCCACACTACGAGGTCACGCGCCTGCGCGAAAACGAGCTGGGCGAAGAATCCAGCAAGCCCAGCTATCAGCGCGGCACCCCGCGCAAGCTGCCGGTGCATGCGTTGACCAAGGCCCAGCTCAACATCCCCGCCGCCCCGGCGGTGACCACGGTCAAGCACGCCCAGCCTGCCCCGGTCCGCCAGGAGCGCGAGGCACCGGCCCCGGTCGAACCCACGCCGGCCCCCGTGGCGCCTGCTCCGCAGCCGGTCGTCGCGCCGGGCGGCGTGGTCGGCTGGCTCAAGCGCGTGTTCGGTGCCGCCAGTGCCCCTGCGCCGGCCTCCCCGACCACGCCCGCACGCGGCAACGACAGTCGCCAGGGTCGCGCCGAGCGTGGCAATGGCAACGCGCCGCAGCAGCGCCGTGACGCCAACCGCGGCCAGGGTGGTAATGGTCGCGGCGGCCAGAACGGCCAGCAGCGACGCGAGCGTGGCAAGGACAAGGACAAGGACAAGGAGGCGAACCAGAACAACGGTGGCGCCCAGCAGCCGCGCAATCGTGGCGAGCAGCAGGGCAAGCCGGCCAGGCAGCAGCCCAAGGCCAAGCAGCAGGAAAAGCAGCAGGACAAGAGTCCCTCACCTGCGCAGGCCAACGAGCGGGGTCCCAAGCCCCAGCGTGAGCCGCAGCAGAAAACGCCCGAGGTCCAGAACGAGGTCAACGCCGCCGTTGCGGCCGCTGCGCTCGTGCAGGGCGCAACCGTGGCGCAGCAGGACACCGCGCCTCAGACCGCTCCTGCCCCCGAGGCGCGCAGCGAAGCCCCGGAAGCACGCAAGCCACGCGAGAAGAAGCCTCAGGTCGAGGACACCGAGACCCTGACCCCCGTTGTACCCGAAGGCCAGGAAGCGACCGATGAGGCCAACGCGGCGCAGGACACGCACGAAGCGAACGAAGCCGAATCCGGCGATGAGAACGGCACCCCGCGCCGTCGCCGTGGCCGTCGCGGCGGTCGCCGTCGCCGTCGTGGCAATGGCGAAGGCAATGGAGCGCCGCACGACCAGCACGATGCGGACGCCGACCAGGCGGGCGATGAAGAGCCGGTCGTGATCGCGTCTTCTTCCCAGCCCGAGTTCGACTTCGACGATGCCGAGCCGGCAACGCCGGCACCCGCGCCAAGTGCTCAGCCTGCCAGCGCGCCCGTGACTGCGGCCGCGGCCGCAGTGGTTGCCGTCGCCGATGCGACGCCGGAACCCAAGTTCGAGCAGAACCAGGACGCCGCCGAGGCCGCACCGCAGGCCTCCTCCGAACCAGCCGCCCCCCCGGCGCCGCAGGTCATGACGCCAGCCGCGGTCGCCGTGGCAGTCGCCTCGGAAGTCGCTCCTGCCGAGGAGATCGCGCCGTTGGTGGTGGAGGAGACACCCGCCACCGCAGCGTTTGCCGAGGCGGACACGCCATCCGACGCAACCCCGGCTCCGGTGGAACCTGTCGTCGCCACCGCCGCGGAAACCGTCGATGCCGCGGGCCAGCCCGACCTGCTGGTCGCCGCCGAGGTCGCCCCGTCCGCCGCGGAAGCAGAAGCCGCGCAGCAGGCCGCCAAGCCTCAGCCGATCACGCCACCGGCCGGTTCGCTGTTCTTCGCTGCCGACGTGGCCACTCCGCGTTCGGTGACCCGCCACCTGTTTGAGCCTGCGTCTCCGTCGCAGCCCGCGCAGGTGCCGAGCGAAGCACACAACGACGATGCCCCCGCTGCCGGCGATACGGCAGGTGGCAGCGATTCGGAAAGCGAACGCAGCGCCTGA
- a CDS encoding response regulator, whose product MMIRVFLVDDHALVRTGLKMILSGQDDMDVVGEAENGEDALPEIRKLKPDVVLCDLHLPGLSGLDVTERIVRGDYGTRVVIVSVLEDGPLPKRLLEAGASGYVGKGGDAAELVRAVREVSRGRRYLGSSVAQNLALSSVDTAGSPFDALSPRELEVAMLLIQGLRQEDIARRLSLSPKTVNTHKSRLFQKVNVQDTVSLARLAAQYGLVDPARVV is encoded by the coding sequence ATGATGATCCGGGTATTCCTGGTCGATGACCATGCGTTGGTCAGGACCGGTCTGAAGATGATCTTGTCCGGACAGGACGATATGGACGTCGTTGGCGAAGCCGAGAATGGCGAAGACGCGCTGCCGGAGATCCGCAAGCTCAAGCCCGATGTCGTGTTGTGCGACCTGCATCTGCCGGGCCTGAGCGGGCTGGATGTCACCGAGCGCATCGTGCGCGGCGACTATGGCACGCGCGTGGTGATCGTCTCGGTGCTGGAGGACGGTCCGTTGCCCAAGCGGCTGCTCGAGGCGGGAGCCTCGGGCTATGTGGGCAAGGGTGGGGACGCCGCAGAGCTGGTGCGCGCCGTGCGGGAGGTTTCGCGCGGGCGTCGTTATCTGGGCTCCAGCGTGGCGCAGAACTTGGCGTTGTCCAGTGTGGACACGGCGGGGTCACCATTCGATGCGCTGTCCCCGCGTGAGCTGGAAGTGGCCATGCTGCTCATCCAGGGCCTGCGACAGGAAGACATCGCGCGGCGTCTCAGCCTTAGCCCCAAGACGGTCAACACGCACAAGTCGCGGTTGTTCCAGAAGGTCAACGTCCAGGACACCGTGTCGCTGGCCCGCCTGGCCGCGCAGTACGGCCTGGTGGATCCGGCGCGCGTGGTCTGA
- a CDS encoding PIN domain-containing protein → MSINIYLVPDTNVLMQCRQLNELPWKDEFPGVDSITLVLIAPVLREVDRHKGGQGRLAKRARIINSLIGRLLETSVVDLSEGRVPSVTMVSGDEFRPDAGLSGGLDYSQADDAIVGTVSALTQAVAFADQQVKLLSNDNGVLLSARRVGVAFHRVPPDWLLPAEADEDRKKLKALEGEIEQLKKSEPACVIEAEATPWRFNCESFEPLSDSESDALLELLKRRYPMETDFGPRESSTRSAAPGMPGLAAYLGHEEFVPASENEILSYQEEAYPQWLSTCEEYFKELHQKLERCQPAPRIILKLRNDGARPAEDVRVTFSMRGGGLLIKLPKEEEEPVPLGFEGGVELKVEIRGPDLELPRPPAPPKGSWKKVKAFSSLDHFASLAGSIQRHEPLFSAHLNRLPMMPAAREIDSFYWRAGERPDDPRPSTELTCQQWRHRSSPESFEFELVWFGSNQSRKAALHVEIHAANLTSPVVAVLPIEVAVEAGDTLMEAKALLEGLSKPSGLTRPLRR, encoded by the coding sequence GTGTCCATAAATATTTATCTCGTTCCTGACACCAATGTGCTGATGCAGTGCCGTCAGCTCAACGAACTTCCTTGGAAGGATGAATTTCCAGGCGTTGATTCAATCACGTTGGTTCTGATCGCTCCGGTGCTTCGTGAAGTCGACAGGCACAAAGGGGGGCAGGGCCGCCTGGCTAAGCGAGCTCGCATCATCAACAGCCTGATTGGCCGACTTCTTGAGACGTCAGTAGTTGATCTGTCCGAAGGTCGAGTGCCGTCAGTGACTATGGTTTCGGGCGACGAGTTCCGGCCGGACGCTGGCCTTAGCGGCGGCCTCGACTACTCGCAAGCTGACGACGCGATCGTCGGAACAGTGTCAGCACTGACGCAAGCTGTGGCCTTCGCCGACCAGCAAGTGAAGCTTCTGTCCAATGATAATGGTGTCCTACTGAGCGCACGCCGGGTAGGGGTGGCATTCCATCGCGTTCCGCCCGACTGGCTGCTACCGGCTGAGGCTGATGAGGACCGGAAGAAGTTAAAAGCGCTCGAGGGCGAAATCGAGCAGCTCAAGAAAAGCGAACCCGCATGTGTCATTGAGGCAGAAGCCACGCCTTGGCGCTTTAACTGTGAAAGCTTTGAACCCTTAAGTGATTCAGAGTCCGATGCGCTCCTGGAATTGCTTAAGCGACGCTACCCGATGGAAACTGACTTTGGACCCCGCGAAAGTTCCACTCGCAGTGCTGCTCCAGGAATGCCAGGCCTAGCGGCATACCTCGGGCATGAGGAATTTGTTCCCGCGTCGGAAAACGAGATCCTGTCGTATCAGGAGGAAGCGTATCCGCAATGGCTGTCGACCTGTGAGGAATACTTCAAAGAACTTCATCAGAAGCTTGAGCGTTGCCAGCCTGCGCCGAGAATCATCTTGAAATTGCGTAACGACGGAGCGCGCCCAGCGGAGGATGTGCGCGTCACGTTTTCGATGCGCGGCGGCGGTTTGCTGATCAAGCTTCCCAAAGAGGAAGAGGAGCCCGTGCCACTGGGGTTTGAGGGTGGAGTCGAGTTGAAGGTGGAGATTCGCGGCCCGGATTTGGAGTTGCCGCGGCCTCCGGCTCCCCCAAAGGGTTCTTGGAAGAAGGTTAAAGCCTTTAGTTCATTGGACCATTTCGCATCTTTAGCTGGAAGTATCCAGAGGCACGAGCCTCTCTTCTCCGCTCATCTGAACAGGCTGCCTATGATGCCGGCAGCCCGGGAGATCGATTCGTTTTACTGGCGAGCCGGCGAGCGACCAGATGACCCTCGGCCTTCCACCGAGCTGACGTGTCAGCAGTGGCGGCATCGTTCATCACCTGAGTCCTTTGAGTTCGAGCTTGTATGGTTCGGTAGCAACCAATCAAGGAAAGCGGCGCTTCATGTAGAGATTCATGCGGCGAATCTGACCAGTCCGGTGGTTGCTGTGCTTCCAATCGAGGTTGCGGTTGAGGCGGGCGACACTTTGATGGAAGCAAAGGCATTGCTCGAAGGCTTGAGCAAACCCAGTGGCCTCACTCGTCCACTTCGAAGGTAG